The Rosa chinensis cultivar Old Blush chromosome 7, RchiOBHm-V2, whole genome shotgun sequence DNA segment CAAAAGGACAAGAAATGGAATTCCCAACATACCATCATAATGGGGAGAAAAGATGTGAAATGCcaaacaaagaaagaggttccATACATTAGAAACTAAGGCGAAACTTGTGCAGACACAGCAATTTCATCCCTAGATGCACAAATTATTACTTGATGTGCTTGCATCTAAGTGTTCATGCATATATTTCTGCTTGTATCAATGAATTTTGCACACGCGCAAACTAtatgtaaaaataaaaacctaaaaccATCATAGCATGTAATGGTCATGTGAGCTCAATTCGCTCCTGCACCTATAACACAAACCTAAAAGTACCCCTAGTCCTTCTACTCTATGCCTTTTTCTCCCTTTTTCTGTGCTAAATGGTTTTGGAATCATGACAAAACCTTAGCTTTAAGTAACAAAGTAAAAAAGCATTAGTTGCATTCTAGCTACATCAAAGATATTCAAGATTATTTAGAGGTCTGTTGAGGAGAAACCAACAATTATGTAAGATTAGTGTTGCTAAACAGCATCAGCCTATCAAGTAAAATGAGTATGATAGAGAATAGTCAACATACTGTTTTGCGCGTTTTGCATCTGTCTCAGATGCATATGGCTTAGCATTGGAATTGTCCTTTTTCTCAGAGGGAGCTTTAGCATCATGTGGGCCAGATTCAATCTGATCTTGCTTTTCACTTGCTGTAGAGACAACCCCATCTGCTTCTTGCGGAGTAGATAAAGATCCTGAACTGTGAAGAACAATGTTATCCTTGACAGAAGAAAGGCTTCTTGGGTTACTTATGGCACTCACAGAAGACTCCCATGCCTTATTCTTCTGCTTCACCAAGTTCAGTTCGGAGTATAATGAAGCATGTCTTAAATCTGTCTGAGGGTCAAAATCTTGAGTTCCCCAAGAGGGTGCAGAAAACATATTATTGTATTTGTACTCATCTTGAGCAGAATAATCAATGTTAGAAACATTAATTGCATCTACATATGCAAATGAGTCGCTTGAAGAACGACGGTGGCCTCCTCTGCGTATAGGTGTGTCCGGCTCGTTTAGGAGATCATCAAGCCAAGAAGGTTGCTCCTCTATAAGAAGACTCTCTGAGGAAGTTCGCTGGTGATGTGCATTTCCCTCTCTAGGCTTCTGAATAGTTTTTGATCCTATCGCAGGACTAAAGACATAATCTGCATACGATGGGGAAACACTAGGAAATGGACTTTTAGGAGGAAGCAAAGGATGCTTTCCAGAATACATCAGATTTCTCATATTTGATGAACTCTTGGAGTTTGCCATACTTGACTGCCCAGTTCCTGTAAACAATATAGCGTAAGAACACAGAGAAAGGGAGGATAATTTAACAGGAAACATAAATTACTTCTAAGAACAGATATGAAAGCCCACCCAACGTATAGTGTATAGTTCAGCAACCAATAAAGGAGAACGGGAATATCAAAACACCCAAGTTAAAAGGACCAACTTGCCATAACAAAAACCTACGTCTTTACTCCTTTTATTGAATccaaaatatgtatatatatgaaacCTAAATTTGATGCGACTTGGCTCATTCCTTGTCCACTCTTGACATAGCACCACACACATGTACATCAATGGGCATGTTCCTTGATAAGGCAGATGATTCGTAAACCCGGACATGCACTTATGGTAATCTCGATGAGACATAGCAAAGGACAAGAGTTTGACAAATATCAATGATCGAAACGAAAACTAGTACTTGAGACTCTAAATACAGATTACCCAAACTAGAGGCGCCATTCCAATCACCTCAGAGAGACTAACTGAAACTTTCTACATCTTACTCAAGGAAGGCATGGGAagataaaaagaaagagaagcaagctCAAAGAGTTGATTCAaagcacatttttttttctgagaaatcACACAATTCGTAATACAATAGTGATTTGAGGAAATGCTGAGAATGTATGCAAATTAGCAGCTGATTTGATGAGATTCGCATAAATTTGAGGAATCATAcaactaaaaaaaaagttacctATGCGGCGGCGAAGCGATTAATCGAGATCTTGGAATGCAAtgatcttctcttcttcttctcttgtcTTTCTAGGGTTTCTTAGTTTTCTATggttcctctcttctctctctctctctctctcccttttctctctctactCCGTCTTCTCGTTAGAGGTCTGAGGGTTGGATTCTCATATaaacatttttcatttttctttttcttttttgctttctcAATTTTCACGCTTTCAGCTTTCCCTTTTCATATATCCTGCCTTTTTATTCTCCTTTTCCACTtcatttttctacttctaaaatTCTATTTTGGGACTAAAGATGGTCCCAATGTTATAaccaactgttttttattttggaaaaaaaaaaaaatatatatatatatatatatatatattttttaaatgggCATTATATTTCGCAAACTTTCAACAAGGGCTCTTGCTTTCAACTTATCCAAGTGAAAGGTGATTCTAAGCTGCTTTTACATAGCATCACAGGATCAAGTTCTCCGTCTTGGAGAATTAAACTTGTGCTTCAAGATACTAAAGCCTTCATTAGACTTATTTATGTGTCTTTCTTTTGCCATGCTAAGCGAGAAGCAAATTTTTTGGTCGATGCCATAGCCAAAACTGGCCAACATTTTGACCTAGATGGTgaaaatgaaaggcaaaaagcagTGAACAATATCTAACATTTTGTGAATAGTATTTGACATTTTGACCTCAATGGGTGAACTTGCTGTTAGAGTTGGTTCTATGCTCTACCTCTTTCCGCTAGTCAAGCTTTTATGTTGGATAATTTGGGTGTTGGTTGTTGTAGAGGctttagtttgtaatttttttttgttccatcGAAAGAAAACAAGgtgctctgttttttttttttttaaggtttgTTGAAATAGGACAATGTTtgtacaaaaaaagaaaaagaaaaaaaaaaggaactacGACTGAGtacaagtttacaaattaagcaaaagaaaaagagaagacgaGGCTACTAATGAGCTAACAACtaatgacaaaagaaaaaatgacttTTCTCATCCAAACATGTTCATTTCTGCAATCTTAAAAAGAAAGTCAATTATTGAAAGTTTACACAATACCGTGCCCATTTCTAAATTATTTTCCTCTTATTTTTATTCCCATTCCTTATTTGAAATAGGAGAAAGTCCAAAATAGACCAAACATtgtttgaaattaaaaaaaaaatgatgtatcTCGTTAACCTAGAAGATAAAATAGACTCAtttatttgaccaaaaaataTCTTGTAAATAATTCTTTTTTGGGCGAGTTTAGTTTTGGAGTCTCCATATAAATTTTTGAGGGCATTTTCAAGATTGGTTGAAATTGTTTCTTGGGAGCTTCTCTTACAAAACCATAATAAATAGTGTCATCAATGTAGAAGATATTGACGTTTTAGAATTAGCGGGGGTTAGATTGGTGTTGAGGCCAGTTTGATTTATGGCGTGAAACAGACTatattagttgtttagttttcaAGTCTCTCCATCTGGTTCCttaatggcacgtttacttacttggaatggaaaataatcatgaatcggagacaaatagaatgggagaagaaaggaatcggtattgattccgaatgattgattcctaaactcatctccccccttcgtaatcaaattcctgagtattcaggaatcgattcctgataag contains these protein-coding regions:
- the LOC112176458 gene encoding uncharacterized protein At4g06598 encodes the protein MANSKSSSNMRNLMYSGKHPLLPPKSPFPSVSPSYADYVFSPAIGSKTIQKPREGNAHHQRTSSESLLIEEQPSWLDDLLNEPDTPIRRGGHRRSSSDSFAYVDAINVSNIDYSAQDEYKYNNMFSAPSWGTQDFDPQTDLRHASLYSELNLVKQKNKAWESSVSAISNPRSLSSVKDNIVLHSSGSLSTPQEADGVVSTASEKQDQIESGPHDAKAPSEKKDNSNAKPYASETDAKRAKQQFAQRSRVRKLQYIAELERNVQALQAEGTEVSAELEFLNQQNLILSMENKALKQRLENIAQEQLIKYLEQELLEREIGRLRALYQQQQQQQQQQQQRPSSSHRRNNSRDLDSQFANLSLKHKDANAGRDPVTGALRI